The uncultured Desulfatiglans sp. DNA window ATCCGCGCCGCCCGCGAAGCCGCTGGGAAGGTGCAACTCAATAATAGTACCAGATTGTCCGATAGTCCGCGGGGTCTTCTCCCACGGTCTTGAGACGCTTCATATAGTCGTAGATCGACACGTCCGTGTAGACGTAGGTGTCGACCAGTTCCAGCTTCTTTTCCCAGGGATGGAACTCGAAGACCCGGCATCCGTCGGGCAGGATCGAGATGACGTCGTGATGCTGCCTTGCGCGCAGGTAATTCTTTCCGAGGCGCGGTACATTGAAGACGATCTCGTCGGTCCGCACGGTCCCGGGCAGAAGCCGCGCCTCCTCGTGCTGCTCCTGCAGCAGACGGCTGATGGGCACCCGGTATTCGTCGGTCTCTTCCTTCCCTTTGGTGTTGAAGGTGTAGTAAGGCGTGACCCCGATGAGGCGCAGCTTGTGGCGCAGGAAGGCGGCCTCGAACTTCCGCGAGTTGTAGAAGGTGTAGACCAGCTGGTTGTAGACCTCCATGCCGTAGCGTCTGAATTTCTGCACCGCCTCGAGGGCCTGGGGCGTGATCTCGTAGGGGTGCTCGAAGTGGGTGATGATGATCACCTCCCGCTTGCCGGGGTGATGGAAGTGGTTGATGTCCCGCACCAGCGTGTCCGTGATCCGCTGCGGCAGCGTGACCGGCGTGCGGGTGCCGATCCGGATCCTCTCCACGTGGGGGATCTTCGAGAGGCGGTAGAGGAGGTTTTCGATACGGTCGTCCGAGAGCAGCAGCGGATCCCCGCCGGTTACGAGCACCTCGTGGATCTCCGGGGTCTCTTCGATCCAGTTCAGGGCCCGGTCGAGCTTCTCCTGCCCGAGGGCGGCATTGGCCGAATAGACGTCTTCGATCTCCCAGTTCCGCTGGCAGTAGACGCAGATCTGGGGGCAGGTCAGGATCGGCTTCAAGATCACGATGGAGGGGTAGCGCCGCGTGATGCCCTCGATCGGAGAGGTGTCGCGCTCGAGCATGAAGTCCATCGAATGCTCCGAGCGCTCCCGCAGGGCCATCATCTTGGTGACATAGTGCATACTCGGCAGGACCTGCGCCCGGACGGCGGTATCCCGTCCCCCGCCGGGCTTTCGATCGAAGAGGGACAGGTAGTACGGCGTGATGCCGAAGGGGATCCGGTTTTCCCTCGCCAGCTTGATCGCCCGGTACTCGTCCCCGGTCAGCTCGACCATGGCCGCGAGGGTGTCGGCGTTGCGGATGATGTGCTTCGTCTGCCAGCGCCAGTCGTCCCATTCGAGCTCCGTCGCCTTGAAGTAGTCGAGGATCCGGACCTTGTTGCGGCTGCGGCGCCGGATCACATCCTCGTCGAGGCCGCAGGCGTAAAGCGCCATGAACTTCTCCGCCGCATGCATCATGCG harbors:
- a CDS encoding conserved hypothetical protein (Evidence 4 : Unknown function but conserved in other organisms); its protein translation is MEREKIRSRLLKILDLAPPIKEILLSEAPLDDKRQSIRHFLEDMLRRTLEDDPSVPPLECIQVRDAIRVFESILSRRSERLAGYSLLGYLNDLLHRPDYHGLDRPSPGFLAEVEHLMRGVMGKSGIYQEKMPAFPKYEGRRAAKLRSADLSRMMHAAEKFMALYACGLDEDVIRRRSRNKVRILDYFKATELEWDDWRWQTKHIIRNADTLAAMVELTGDEYRAIKLARENRIPFGITPYYLSLFDRKPGGGRDTAVRAQVLPSMHYVTKMMALRERSEHSMDFMLERDTSPIEGITRRYPSIVILKPILTCPQICVYCQRNWEIEDVYSANAALGQEKLDRALNWIEETPEIHEVLVTGGDPLLLSDDRIENLLYRLSKIPHVERIRIGTRTPVTLPQRITDTLVRDINHFHHPGKREVIIITHFEHPYEITPQALEAVQKFRRYGMEVYNQLVYTFYNSRKFEAAFLRHKLRLIGVTPYYTFNTKGKEETDEYRVPISRLLQEQHEEARLLPGTVRTDEIVFNVPRLGKNYLRARQHHDVISILPDGCRVFEFHPWEKKLELVDTYVYTDVSIYDYMKRLKTVGEDPADYRTIWYYY